In Companilactobacillus allii, one genomic interval encodes:
- a CDS encoding nucleoside 2-deoxyribosyltransferase, whose amino-acid sequence MNKKNRVYLAGPFFSKEQTNRLNEIEKILNENETIGDIFRPGDSEYTPAKIGTFEWQTAVFKHDITNINTSDLVIAMLDYKLENSEFEPDSGTIWECGYAFANNIPVIGIRYEDNQPLNLMLAGSLTAFFKGEKSIESIKDYDFNTLMTRYEDVDII is encoded by the coding sequence ATGAATAAAAAAAATCGTGTATATTTGGCTGGACCATTCTTCAGCAAGGAACAAACCAATCGACTTAATGAGATTGAAAAAATACTTAATGAAAATGAGACAATCGGCGATATTTTCCGTCCCGGTGACAGTGAATATACTCCTGCTAAAATTGGAACTTTTGAATGGCAAACTGCAGTGTTCAAACACGATATAACTAATATCAACACTTCAGATCTTGTTATTGCCATGTTAGATTACAAGTTAGAAAATTCAGAATTTGAACCAGATTCTGGTACTATTTGGGAATGCGGCTATGCCTTTGCCAATAATATTCCTGTAATAGGAATTCGCTATGAGGATAATCAACCACTTAACTTGATGCTTGCTGGAAGTTTAACAGCATTTTTCAAGGGAGAAAAAAGTATTGAATCAATCAAAGATTATGACTTCAACACTTTAATGACACGTTATGAAGATGTCGATATAATTTAA
- a CDS encoding CynX/NimT family MFS transporter, whose protein sequence is MNSITTAKKSNKYFLFSMMLIAANLRLPITIMPPLLERIEQNFDIPSSMAGLLTSIPLLAFAIFSPIIVKIANKRGNELTIFLFFILLLVGSYLRVIPTIWALFLGTALVGIGIDSGNVLLPAIIKDKMPTQIPLGTSLYTLSMLLIGAIGTALSGYLITRINLGTTLGVISIMGIIAFVFWIPNIFHNQKSPVDQNITAPKYHTVWRQHLGWLITLYFGLQSVIYYSLLTWLPKVLSSHGVTTIFSSNLLTILQLAGLPCSFIVPLLAPRKMGMRVLISLVTLGYVIAPLSFLLPTTSGLYLVFWSIIMGVAQGVAFNTAIFFFTNKTSNPYQTAEVSGMAQSAGYLLAAFGPVAFGLLRQSSIILITLATLAVLLTVTGIIINKSSLIKE, encoded by the coding sequence TTGAATTCTATAACCACAGCAAAAAAATCCAACAAATACTTTTTATTCAGTATGATGTTAATCGCCGCAAACCTGCGTCTACCAATCACTATCATGCCACCACTACTTGAAAGAATTGAGCAAAACTTTGATATACCTAGCTCAATGGCCGGATTATTAACATCCATCCCACTGCTTGCCTTTGCAATTTTCTCACCGATCATTGTCAAAATTGCTAACAAACGTGGAAATGAACTGACAATTTTCTTATTTTTTATTTTGCTTCTAGTCGGAAGTTATTTACGAGTGATTCCAACGATTTGGGCCTTGTTCTTGGGGACGGCATTAGTTGGTATCGGTATTGATAGTGGGAACGTCTTGCTTCCTGCCATCATCAAGGACAAAATGCCGACACAGATTCCACTCGGTACTAGTCTTTACACCCTATCGATGCTTCTAATAGGTGCAATCGGTACTGCTTTATCTGGATATCTCATTACCAGAATAAATCTAGGAACAACACTTGGAGTGATTTCTATTATGGGAATTATTGCATTCGTGTTCTGGATCCCAAATATTTTTCATAATCAAAAATCACCTGTGGACCAGAATATTACTGCACCAAAATATCACACCGTTTGGCGTCAGCATCTAGGTTGGTTGATAACCTTATACTTTGGACTTCAATCAGTTATTTATTATTCACTATTAACCTGGCTACCAAAAGTCCTCAGTAGTCACGGTGTCACAACTATCTTCTCTAGTAACTTATTAACCATCCTACAACTAGCCGGGTTACCTTGTTCATTCATAGTTCCCCTTTTGGCTCCTAGAAAGATGGGCATGAGGGTATTAATATCCTTAGTTACTCTTGGTTACGTGATTGCTCCATTGTCCTTTTTGCTTCCAACTACAAGCGGATTATATCTTGTCTTTTGGTCAATTATTATGGGAGTCGCTCAAGGTGTAGCTTTCAATACTGCCATTTTCTTCTTCACGAATAAAACCAGCAATCCTTATCAAACTGCTGAAGTTTCTGGTATGGCACAGTCTGCCGGATACTTACTAGCTGCCTTTGGGCCAGTGGCCTTTGGACTCTTACGCCAAAGCTCGATCATTCTGATTACATTAGCCACACTTGCTGTATTGTTGACGGTAACTGGAATAATAATTAATAAATCATCCCTTATAAAAGAATAA
- a CDS encoding MFS transporter, giving the protein MKIVANNNSTHLDSYRAKVVASTASGFGLENMDVMFLSFALSSIIAEFGLSGTQAGMISTITNIGMLIGGIFFGILADRVGRIKTFTYTIFIFAIATGAMFFAHNLTLVYICRFFAGIGGGGEYGIGMTVLAESFSKKKLGRVSSWVGMAGQGGAIIAALLATLVIPTLGWHALFLFGILPVVITFFIRHHLKESDTFIKSSKEKHGSVKELFATPKIAHQTIALMVMAIVQIAGYFGLMNWLPTIMQKQLNLTVASSTWMIATILGMCAGMLTFGWILDTLGPRLAFGIFLVCSTIGVYVLTLPTNMISLIIVGAIVGYFSNGMFAGYGAVVSRLYPTEIRATANNVIMNTGRCIGGFSSLAIGWILDNYNILTVMMFISTLYVISFIVMMTISNLKAENYKQA; this is encoded by the coding sequence ATGAAAATAGTCGCAAATAACAATTCAACCCATCTAGATAGCTACCGAGCTAAAGTGGTTGCTTCCACAGCATCAGGTTTTGGATTAGAGAATATGGACGTTATGTTTTTATCATTCGCCCTCTCATCCATTATCGCCGAATTCGGATTAAGTGGAACGCAAGCCGGAATGATCTCTACGATCACGAACATCGGTATGCTTATAGGTGGTATTTTTTTTGGAATTTTAGCCGATAGAGTCGGTAGAATCAAAACTTTTACTTATACGATCTTCATCTTCGCTATTGCTACTGGAGCAATGTTCTTCGCTCACAATCTAACACTAGTATATATTTGCCGCTTCTTCGCCGGAATCGGTGGCGGTGGTGAATATGGTATTGGTATGACAGTACTAGCAGAGAGTTTCTCCAAGAAAAAGCTTGGACGAGTTTCAAGCTGGGTCGGTATGGCTGGACAAGGTGGTGCTATCATTGCTGCACTTTTGGCAACATTAGTAATCCCAACTCTTGGCTGGCATGCATTATTCCTATTCGGAATTCTTCCAGTTGTCATCACATTTTTCATCAGACATCACTTAAAAGAAAGTGATACCTTCATCAAATCCTCCAAAGAAAAACACGGCAGTGTTAAAGAATTATTCGCTACACCAAAAATTGCACATCAAACAATTGCCTTGATGGTTATGGCAATCGTCCAAATTGCCGGATACTTCGGACTAATGAATTGGTTACCAACAATCATGCAAAAGCAATTGAATCTAACAGTTGCCAGTTCCACTTGGATGATTGCTACTATCCTTGGTATGTGTGCCGGAATGTTAACCTTCGGCTGGATCCTAGATACACTCGGACCAAGATTGGCCTTTGGGATTTTCCTAGTATGTTCAACAATCGGCGTTTACGTTTTAACATTACCAACAAACATGATTTCTCTAATCATCGTCGGAGCAATCGTCGGTTACTTCTCAAACGGAATGTTCGCCGGATATGGAGCAGTAGTAAGTAGACTCTATCCAACCGAGATACGTGCCACGGCAAATAACGTAATCATGAATACCGGACGTTGTATCGGTGGATTCTCAAGTCTAGCAATAGGCTGGATCCTTGATAATTACAACATTCTAACAGTTATGATGTTTATCTCAACCCTATATGTAATCAGCTTTATCGTCATGATGACAATAAGTAATTTGAAGGCTGAAAATTATAAACAAGCCTAA
- a CDS encoding alpha/beta hydrolase fold domain-containing protein — protein MICIKKTGKILGMAGVGFMALKGFQAHKEHRSLSSLMIEETLDTLNLFPTIHSQEDLEQYVSHGCKPFELPEIAKLRYHFKYLKGFDDTLEYVPKEQTNKVIFYIHGGAYWFEPITLHYDMLHKLSKKSLARVVMPIYPKAPLHNAHEATAMVLSRYLHLINDEFVDPANIILMGDSAGAGMALSLLEVMRDREYPLPGRAVLLSPWLDVSTSNPEMEGIQSSDPLLSIKDLQFQGKVYADTLDTKDPLVSPIYGDLTNLPPIDVFTGTHDILYADAEKLGKMAEDKDIDLKIHTYENMNHVFMVYPIPEARGVVKEIAGLIS, from the coding sequence ATGATCTGTATCAAGAAAACGGGAAAGATTCTTGGAATGGCCGGTGTAGGTTTCATGGCATTGAAGGGATTCCAAGCGCATAAAGAACACAGAAGTCTAAGTAGTTTGATGATTGAGGAAACGTTAGATACTCTTAATTTGTTTCCAACGATTCATTCACAAGAAGATTTGGAACAATATGTTTCACATGGTTGTAAGCCATTTGAGTTACCAGAGATTGCTAAGTTACGTTATCACTTCAAATACCTTAAGGGGTTTGATGATACGTTAGAGTACGTTCCAAAGGAACAAACAAACAAGGTGATTTTTTATATTCATGGTGGGGCCTATTGGTTTGAGCCAATTACGCTGCATTATGATATGCTTCATAAATTGTCCAAAAAATCTCTCGCTAGAGTAGTTATGCCAATTTATCCTAAAGCACCACTTCATAATGCACATGAAGCCACAGCTATGGTGTTGTCACGTTATTTACACCTGATAAATGATGAGTTTGTTGATCCAGCAAATATTATTTTGATGGGAGATTCAGCCGGTGCAGGGATGGCTTTGTCGTTATTAGAGGTAATGCGTGATCGTGAGTATCCATTGCCAGGTAGGGCAGTATTATTGTCACCTTGGTTAGATGTTTCAACTAGTAATCCGGAGATGGAGGGCATTCAGTCTTCTGATCCATTACTTAGCATTAAGGATTTACAGTTTCAGGGTAAAGTCTACGCTGATACTTTAGATACTAAGGATCCACTAGTAAGTCCAATCTATGGAGATTTAACTAACTTACCTCCAATTGATGTATTTACTGGTACGCATGATATTTTGTATGCTGATGCTGAAAAACTAGGTAAAATGGCTGAAGATAAGGATATTGATTTGAAAATCCATACTTATGAGAATATGAATCATGTCTTTATGGTTTATCCTATTCCTGAGGCACGTGGTGTGGTTAAGGAGATTGCTGGGTTGATTTCTTAA
- a CDS encoding CopY/TcrY family copper transport repressor, whose product MLETTNINITDAEWRIMRVIWALDTVTSRQLINVLGDSMDWKPATIKTLLRRLSDKGIIKSKKDGKKFIYSAVMDESRTVDLASKKFFNQVCAKKVGSAVAYIIDESELTQDDIDNIQSKLNQKKAVESINCNCVPNNCDCD is encoded by the coding sequence ATGCTAGAAACAACAAATATCAATATTACAGATGCCGAATGGCGAATCATGCGAGTTATTTGGGCGCTCGATACTGTAACATCACGTCAATTGATCAATGTATTAGGGGATTCAATGGATTGGAAGCCAGCTACTATTAAGACGCTGCTTCGTCGTTTGAGCGATAAGGGAATTATTAAGTCCAAAAAAGATGGCAAAAAATTCATTTATTCAGCTGTTATGGACGAAAGTCGTACTGTTGACTTGGCATCTAAGAAGTTCTTCAATCAAGTCTGTGCTAAAAAAGTTGGTTCAGCAGTAGCTTATATTATTGATGAATCAGAATTGACCCAAGATGATATCGATAATATTCAGTCTAAATTGAATCAAAAGAAAGCAGTTGAATCTATAAATTGTAACTGTGTGCCTAATAATTGTGATTGTGACTAA
- a CDS encoding MFS transporter gives MEIQEGSKLQGRLDRTYESPLFYKVVALVSGGMFLDAADVYMASAVASSTLKSGWSTISQNSYFLSSGFLGLFIGSIIAGFIGDLKGRRVAYQINLILFGVFTFAGAFAPNMYILIICRLMSSIGLGSEIVTGYSMVNEFAPIHSRGKWCATVSLVANCGAPITMLLCTLIIPRLGWRPMFAVIGIVAGILWYLRRGIPESPRWLIAHGRTDEAKSIVEQLEINGSDTSILKSDNNHETVHHSFGVSLFVAIVAVSATIICQYTFTSWVPTLLVQRNINIGNSLGLSTMMMLGAPVGCAIGAYLVDRIGRKLTIVPAFFLTAVFGMMYAQQTQMAQVVVIGFLLTTCFYVLMASVVAVYVAELFPTNIRFRGSGIANGIAKLFTVAMPIVVAWLLSFTTTNVIFWIISAIALFAGAVVWFMGDETNQRDIS, from the coding sequence GTGGAAATACAAGAAGGAAGCAAATTACAAGGTAGACTTGATCGTACATACGAATCACCATTATTTTACAAAGTTGTAGCATTGGTATCTGGTGGTATGTTCCTTGATGCTGCAGACGTATATATGGCAAGTGCTGTCGCAAGTTCTACATTGAAAAGTGGTTGGTCAACGATCTCACAGAATTCATACTTTTTATCAAGTGGTTTCTTGGGACTGTTCATCGGTTCAATAATCGCTGGCTTTATCGGTGATTTGAAGGGACGTCGTGTAGCATACCAAATTAATTTGATCCTTTTTGGAGTATTCACATTTGCAGGTGCATTCGCTCCGAATATGTATATTCTGATAATTTGTCGATTGATGTCAAGCATTGGTCTAGGTTCTGAGATTGTTACTGGTTATTCAATGGTCAATGAATTTGCGCCAATTCACAGTCGTGGTAAATGGTGTGCCACAGTATCATTAGTTGCTAATTGTGGTGCTCCGATCACAATGCTACTTTGCACATTGATAATTCCAAGACTTGGTTGGCGTCCAATGTTTGCAGTAATTGGTATTGTTGCAGGAATCCTTTGGTATCTTCGTAGAGGTATTCCAGAATCTCCCCGTTGGTTGATTGCGCATGGTAGGACTGATGAAGCTAAGTCAATTGTTGAGCAACTTGAGATCAATGGTAGTGATACGAGTATTTTGAAATCCGATAATAATCATGAGACAGTTCATCATTCATTTGGTGTAAGTTTGTTCGTTGCTATTGTGGCTGTTTCCGCAACGATTATTTGTCAGTATACATTCACTTCTTGGGTCCCAACTTTATTGGTTCAACGCAATATCAATATCGGTAATTCCCTTGGACTTTCAACAATGATGATGCTTGGAGCACCAGTTGGTTGTGCGATTGGAGCATACTTAGTTGATAGAATCGGTCGTAAGTTGACCATAGTTCCAGCATTCTTCTTAACAGCTGTCTTTGGAATGATGTATGCGCAACAAACACAAATGGCACAAGTTGTTGTCATTGGTTTCTTATTAACAACTTGTTTTTACGTTTTAATGGCAAGTGTTGTAGCCGTTTATGTCGCAGAGTTATTTCCTACTAATATTCGTTTCCGTGGTTCAGGTATTGCCAATGGAATCGCTAAGTTATTCACAGTTGCTATGCCGATCGTTGTAGCCTGGTTACTATCTTTTACCACTACCAATGTTATTTTTTGGATAATTAGTGCAATTGCACTTTTTGCCGGAGCAGTTGTTTGGTTTATGGGAGATGAGACTAACCAACGTGACATTAGCTAG
- the leuD gene encoding 3-isopropylmalate dehydratase small subunit translates to MEPITTITETTIPIMKENIDTDQIIPKQFLKNILKTGYGRNLFFDWRYQKGGKPNPDFILNDPVYKSAKILITGDNFGCGSSREHAVWALKDYGFEVVIAGSYSDIFYMNSTKNGVLAIVLPQDERDILANISPEEKITVDLPKQVVCYKDYKFNFDIDPLWKHKFVNGLDDIAITFGYEKQIEEFEAKMPNFN, encoded by the coding sequence ATGGAACCAATTACAACGATCACTGAGACAACGATACCGATTATGAAAGAAAATATTGATACTGATCAAATTATCCCCAAACAATTTTTAAAGAATATTTTGAAAACTGGTTATGGACGCAATCTATTCTTTGATTGGCGTTATCAAAAGGGTGGTAAACCAAATCCTGACTTTATCCTGAATGATCCAGTATATAAAAGTGCCAAGATACTTATTACTGGTGACAATTTCGGCTGTGGTTCATCAAGAGAACATGCCGTTTGGGCATTGAAAGATTACGGCTTTGAAGTAGTGATCGCAGGTAGTTATAGTGACATTTTTTATATGAACAGTACTAAGAATGGTGTATTGGCCATAGTTCTTCCACAGGATGAACGTGATATTTTGGCTAATATATCACCTGAAGAAAAAATCACTGTGGATTTACCTAAGCAAGTTGTCTGTTACAAAGATTATAAGTTTAACTTTGATATCGATCCTTTGTGGAAACACAAGTTTGTTAATGGATTGGATGATATTGCAATTACGTTTGGATATGAAAAACAAATAGAAGAATTTGAGGCAAAAATGCCTAATTTTAATTAG
- the leuC gene encoding 3-isopropylmalate dehydratase large subunit, which produces MFDKIWNSHVITGKTGDPQLIYVDLQLLHEVTSPQAFEGLRENKRVVRRPDRNFATMDHNVPTVNIFDIKDEISRKQIDTLAKNTKEFGVRLAGMGSEDQGIVHVIGPQLGLTQPGMVIVCGDSHTATHGAFGSIAFGIGTSEVEHVLATQTIWQTKPKTMGIHIHGNLPKGVFAKDIIMGIIAREGVAFGTGYAVEYYGDTISKMSMESRMTICNMSIEGGAKMGSIQPDQTTFDYVAGRKYAPKKMDQAIEYWKQFKTDDPSAFDRIIDFDVSDLAPFVSWGTNPGMSVPVDQPFPQIKNDDDKKAYNYIGLKPGQTAKQIPIGFVFFGSCTNGRLSDLLIAANAIKGKHIAKGVTALVVPGSRAVKEKAEELGLDKIFKDAGCDWREPGCSACLGMNPDQVPAGVHCASTSNRNFEGRQGAGSRTHLASPAMVAGAAIHGHFIDIRKEAI; this is translated from the coding sequence ATGTTCGATAAAATTTGGAATAGTCACGTTATCACTGGGAAAACTGGAGATCCACAACTGATATATGTAGATCTACAACTACTTCATGAAGTAACTTCACCACAAGCCTTTGAAGGTCTACGTGAAAATAAGCGAGTAGTCAGACGTCCGGATAGGAATTTTGCGACGATGGACCACAATGTTCCTACGGTAAATATCTTCGATATTAAGGATGAAATTTCGCGTAAACAAATCGATACTTTGGCAAAAAATACGAAAGAATTCGGTGTTAGATTGGCCGGTATGGGGAGTGAGGACCAAGGAATCGTGCATGTCATTGGACCACAACTAGGATTGACACAACCGGGAATGGTCATTGTTTGTGGAGATTCTCATACAGCAACACACGGTGCATTTGGTTCAATTGCTTTTGGAATTGGAACTAGTGAAGTTGAACACGTCTTGGCAACACAGACTATTTGGCAGACAAAACCAAAAACCATGGGGATTCATATTCATGGCAACCTTCCTAAAGGTGTGTTTGCCAAAGATATTATCATGGGAATTATTGCTAGAGAAGGAGTTGCCTTTGGTACTGGTTATGCGGTTGAATATTACGGCGATACTATCTCTAAGATGAGTATGGAAAGTCGGATGACTATTTGTAATATGTCGATCGAAGGTGGAGCCAAGATGGGTAGTATTCAGCCAGATCAGACAACATTTGATTATGTGGCTGGACGTAAATACGCTCCCAAGAAAATGGATCAGGCTATTGAGTACTGGAAACAATTCAAGACTGATGATCCGTCCGCCTTTGATAGAATCATTGACTTTGATGTAAGCGACTTGGCACCATTTGTATCTTGGGGAACTAACCCTGGGATGTCGGTACCAGTGGATCAACCTTTCCCACAGATCAAAAATGATGATGATAAGAAGGCTTACAACTATATCGGCTTGAAACCAGGACAAACTGCTAAGCAGATTCCAATTGGATTCGTATTCTTTGGCTCATGTACCAATGGACGTTTGTCAGATTTGTTGATTGCGGCTAATGCGATCAAAGGCAAGCACATTGCCAAAGGTGTGACGGCACTGGTGGTACCTGGATCACGTGCGGTTAAAGAAAAAGCTGAAGAGTTGGGATTGGACAAGATTTTTAAGGATGCTGGGTGTGATTGGCGTGAACCAGGATGTTCGGCATGTTTGGGAATGAATCCTGACCAAGTGCCGGCAGGAGTACATTGTGCTTCCACGTCTAATCGTAATTTTGAGGGACGTCAAGGGGCTGGTTCTAGAACACATTTGGCCAGTCCAGCTATGGTAGCCGGAGCAGCAATTCATGGACACTTCATTGATATTAGAAAGGAAGCAATCTAA
- the leuB gene encoding 3-isopropylmalate dehydrogenase encodes MNSKYQIAVLAGDYIGPEIMASGLQVLKTVSENTDFDYEISEVPFGGQAIDQTNDPLPDATLETCQNSDAILLAAIGGPKWDGVEKSPESGLLRIRQELGLFTNIRPTIINSTMKSFSPIKITEPIDFVIVRELTSGIYFGQPREKSQTQAIDTMRYSSEEIRRVAKVAFDMAMQRNKHVTLVDKANVLATSKLWREVVIDVAREYPEVKYDTSYVDSAAMKIISKPGQFDVILTENLFGDILSDEAAQITGSLGTIPSMSKGEVSPALYEPIHGSAPDIAGKGIANPLSMIKSVAMMLQYSFGRMDLAKQIMTAVDKSVDKKIVTPDLGGDYSTTKVTEFIVDSIKESRKEYVTK; translated from the coding sequence ATGAATTCAAAATATCAAATAGCAGTTCTTGCCGGTGATTACATTGGTCCAGAGATTATGGCGAGTGGATTGCAAGTTTTAAAAACGGTAAGTGAAAATACTGATTTTGACTACGAGATTTCAGAGGTTCCTTTTGGTGGTCAAGCAATCGATCAAACAAATGATCCGCTACCGGATGCCACATTAGAGACTTGCCAGAATAGTGACGCTATACTTTTGGCAGCGATTGGCGGTCCAAAGTGGGATGGAGTAGAGAAGAGTCCAGAGTCAGGACTATTGAGAATTAGACAAGAATTGGGATTGTTTACAAATATTCGTCCAACGATTATTAATTCAACAATGAAGTCCTTTTCACCAATCAAAATTACTGAACCAATCGACTTCGTCATTGTCCGTGAGCTTACAAGTGGAATTTATTTTGGACAACCACGTGAAAAGTCACAAACACAGGCTATCGACACGATGCGTTATAGCAGTGAAGAAATCAGGCGAGTTGCAAAAGTTGCTTTTGATATGGCGATGCAACGAAACAAACACGTAACTTTGGTAGATAAAGCCAATGTTTTGGCCACTAGTAAGTTGTGGAGAGAGGTAGTTATAGATGTCGCAAGAGAATATCCAGAAGTGAAATACGATACTAGTTATGTTGATTCTGCAGCAATGAAAATAATCTCTAAACCAGGTCAATTCGATGTGATTTTGACTGAGAATCTCTTCGGGGACATTTTGAGTGATGAGGCAGCACAAATTACCGGTTCACTAGGAACGATTCCATCAATGAGCAAAGGTGAAGTGAGCCCAGCACTTTATGAACCGATTCATGGTTCGGCACCAGATATTGCAGGTAAAGGAATTGCCAATCCATTATCAATGATCAAGTCAGTTGCAATGATGTTGCAATATTCATTTGGAAGAATGGATTTGGCGAAGCAAATTATGACGGCAGTGGATAAATCAGTGGATAAAAAAATCGTTACTCCAGATTTAGGAGGGGATTATTCAACCACAAAAGTAACTGAGTTCATAGTTGATTCTATTAAAGAAAGTAGGAAAGAATATGTCACAAAATAA
- a CDS encoding 2-isopropylmalate synthase, whose amino-acid sequence MTKQIQFFDTTLRDGEQTIGVNFNIDEKVKIAKQLEKFGVDVIEAGFPVASKGDFEAVSAVSRAVKSTRVTGLARAKKGDIDACVKATKDATHKQIHVFIATSPIHRESKLHMTREQVIQSIFDSVSYAHQFFDIVEFSPEDATRTEPDFLVQSIQTAIDAGATVINIPDTVGYTNPAEFAQLFQNLRTNIPRFDEVTFSVHCHDDLGMAVANSLASIENGATRIEGTINGIGERAGNAALEEVAAAMYVRKDYYNAESNINLSETKKTSDMISNFSNMPVPHNKAVVGDNAFSHESGIHQDGMLKNPQTYEILTPEVVGAHKTTLPLGKLSGSHAVMAKLQKMGYEVDKDTMKIIFPKFKAVADHTNIVSENDLEYIMQEVNV is encoded by the coding sequence ATGACAAAACAAATTCAATTTTTTGATACGACACTAAGAGATGGGGAACAGACCATTGGAGTTAACTTTAATATTGATGAAAAAGTAAAAATAGCTAAACAACTTGAAAAGTTTGGTGTTGATGTCATTGAAGCAGGATTCCCAGTTGCTTCTAAAGGAGACTTCGAAGCTGTCAGCGCAGTATCTAGAGCCGTAAAAAGTACTCGAGTTACAGGTCTTGCTAGAGCCAAGAAAGGAGATATTGATGCATGTGTGAAAGCGACTAAAGATGCGACCCATAAACAAATTCATGTTTTCATTGCAACCAGTCCGATTCATCGTGAATCGAAGCTTCATATGACTAGGGAACAAGTTATTCAATCAATCTTTGACAGCGTAAGTTATGCACATCAGTTCTTTGATATTGTGGAATTCTCACCGGAAGATGCAACTCGTACAGAGCCAGATTTCCTAGTTCAATCCATTCAAACAGCAATTGATGCAGGTGCAACGGTTATAAATATTCCCGATACGGTTGGCTATACTAATCCAGCTGAATTTGCTCAACTATTCCAGAATCTTCGGACTAATATTCCTAGGTTCGATGAAGTGACTTTCTCAGTTCATTGTCATGATGACCTAGGGATGGCAGTTGCTAATAGTCTTGCATCTATCGAAAATGGTGCTACTCGAATTGAAGGAACCATTAATGGAATTGGTGAACGAGCCGGGAATGCAGCATTGGAAGAGGTTGCCGCCGCAATGTATGTCAGAAAGGATTATTACAATGCAGAATCCAATATCAATCTTTCTGAAACTAAAAAAACCAGCGATATGATTAGTAACTTCTCAAATATGCCGGTGCCACATAATAAAGCAGTTGTTGGCGATAATGCTTTTTCTCATGAGTCAGGAATTCACCAAGATGGGATGCTTAAAAATCCACAAACTTATGAGATTCTAACTCCGGAAGTTGTTGGTGCACATAAAACAACGTTGCCACTTGGTAAACTTTCAGGCTCACACGCAGTTATGGCTAAGCTACAAAAGATGGGTTATGAAGTTGATAAGGATACTATGAAAATCATTTTTCCTAAATTCAAAGCGGTTGCGGATCATACAAATATTGTTTCTGAGAATGATCTTGAATATATCATGCAGGAGGTAAATGTCTAA
- a CDS encoding helix-turn-helix domain-containing protein — MNIQSFVNKRKEMGLSQKELSNGVCTQATLSKFENNGKIPSLKILIQLCNRLDLSLDDVMGVNDSTSKKLVKSMNKVEFNLITYEYEDSWKIIEKIDPSLLKDDNEALMQYYYLKGILNVLDDGDLFDAVFDFNQILTNLDSEGKTIFTFLAYTGMGMVYAKQKDSLKSEYYFSKVFNDIYGMEIDNINQIWRYINIIFYCALYYSAQNDYETANTLLNYGIKIGADNHVTYYIARLFAQLAINDCAVNGPSDKVTELLTKARVFSEFNNNQKELVKIEKIVKNCE, encoded by the coding sequence ATGAACATACAGAGTTTTGTGAATAAACGTAAAGAAATGGGTTTATCACAAAAAGAGCTGAGTAACGGTGTTTGTACTCAAGCAACTTTAAGTAAATTTGAAAATAATGGTAAAATCCCATCATTAAAAATCTTGATTCAACTATGCAATCGTCTGGATTTATCATTAGATGATGTTATGGGAGTCAATGATAGTACTTCAAAGAAATTAGTAAAATCAATGAACAAGGTTGAATTCAATCTGATTACTTATGAGTATGAAGATTCATGGAAAATAATTGAAAAAATCGATCCATCTTTATTGAAAGATGATAATGAAGCACTCATGCAATATTATTATTTAAAGGGGATTTTGAACGTTTTAGATGATGGTGATCTGTTTGATGCGGTGTTTGATTTTAATCAGATATTAACCAATTTAGACTCTGAAGGTAAGACTATCTTTACATTTCTGGCATATACCGGTATGGGAATGGTCTATGCTAAGCAAAAGGATTCTTTGAAGAGTGAATACTACTTTAGCAAGGTCTTTAATGATATCTATGGCATGGAAATTGATAATATTAATCAGATATGGCGATATATAAATATTATATTTTACTGTGCCTTGTATTATTCGGCCCAAAATGATTATGAAACTGCCAATACGTTGCTTAATTATGGTATTAAAATTGGTGCCGATAACCATGTGACATATTATATTGCTAGACTGTTTGCTCAACTTGCAATCAATGATTGTGCAGTCAATGGTCCCAGCGATAAGGTCACAGAACTGCTAACTAAGGCAAGAGTATTTTCTGAATTTAACAATAATCAAAAAGAATTGGTAAAAATCGAAAAAATAGTTAAGAACTGTGAATAA